The stretch of DNA TTTTCAAATGCTTTTTTCAAATCTTCAACTGCTAGTTTAATAGAACGATTTGCTCTAAACCCTAACTTATTATAAATTTTTTCAGAAGAAATGTGATACGATCTGTTATCATTTGTAGGAGTAGTTACCAGCTTCACATCTTCACCTATCACTTCTTTTACCATATCAGAAATTTCTGCGACTGTAAAATTCAAATAACCCGCATTAAAAATCTCACCAGCAATTTTTTCTGTCGGAGCCTCCAAAAGTGCTATATACGCATCAACCATATCATCAATATGAATATTTGGTCTGAGCTGCTTTCCTCCAAAAACACTTACCTCTCTTTTGTGATATGCAAGATTAGTCAAAATATTTACAACAACATCCAACCTTTGTCTCGTTGAATACCCACAAACTGTTGCCGGTCTGATAGTAACAGTTGTAAATTCGGGAGACTGGTATTCTGCCAATATTTTTTCACAATCAGCTTTAAACTTAGAATAATCAGTAAGCGGCTCCAAAGAAAAATCTTCCGTTACATTTGGCTCTTCTTTTACACCATAAACAGAAGAAGAGGAAGCGTAGATAAACCTTTTCACTTTAGACGCTTTACTGATTTCAACCAAGGGACGAAATGCGTCGAGGTTGATGGATTTTCCAAGATTTGGATTTAGCTCAAAACTAGGGTCATTAGAAATACAAGCCAAATGAATTACTGCATCATGACCTGGAATTATTTTTTTTAATAAATCGAGGTCACGGATATCACCCTTAATTTTTACTAAATTAGGATGGTCCTTAATTACATCTTCACCATAGATCATTAAATCTAGTACGGTAACTTTATATTCTTTTTCTAATAATTTAGGCACCAGCATTGCACCCACATAACCCGCTCCACCGGTTATAAAAATTTTTTTTATCATATCCTTCATGCTTTCTCCAATTTTTTAATAAAACTTTGTAATTTATTGTATGTAACAGGAATATTTCCGACAGTTTGCACTGCAAGAGCTGCCATACATGCACCAATTGCAGAAGACTCCATTAAATTTGCACCCGAACACATACTTGCAGAAAGTGCAGCAAGTAAAGAATCTCCTGCACCTGCGACATCCACAGGATTGGAAACTAAAGCAGGAAAATGTTCTTTATGAATAAAATTATCAAGTGAATCTCTGCTATAAGAAATAAACCCATCAGCTCCAAGCTTAATAACTAAATTCTTAGCTTCGGTTTCTTTGAATAACATATTTGCAATAGTTTCAATCCCATCCTGTTGATTACTTAATGCGATTCTTGCTTCCTTTTCCGTAGGACATATTACATCAAATTTTTTAAATTTTGCAACATTTCCCACCTGACTACTACATTGAAGATCCCCGAAAAGTAAAATGTTTTTTTTCTGCGATATCTTTATAATCTCCTCAAGAACTCTTTCGGTTATAACTCCATATACAAAATCTGAAATTAATATTCCGCTGATTTTTTCAGACAAATG from Leptospiraceae bacterium encodes:
- a CDS encoding SDR family oxidoreductase, with protein sequence MKDMIKKIFITGGAGYVGAMLVPKLLEKEYKVTVLDLMIYGEDVIKDHPNLVKIKGDIRDLDLLKKIIPGHDAVIHLACISNDPSFELNPNLGKSINLDAFRPLVEISKASKVKRFIYASSSSVYGVKEEPNVTEDFSLEPLTDYSKFKADCEKILAEYQSPEFTTVTIRPATVCGYSTRQRLDVVVNILTNLAYHKREVSVFGGKQLRPNIHIDDMVDAYIALLEAPTEKIAGEIFNAGYLNFTVAEISDMVKEVIGEDVKLVTTPTNDNRSYHISSEKIYNKLGFRANRSIKLAVEDLKKAFENGLLPDSFTNEKYFNIKRMQSVDLR